In Carassius carassius chromosome 5, fCarCar2.1, whole genome shotgun sequence, one genomic interval encodes:
- the LOC132141563 gene encoding squamous cell carcinoma antigen recognized by T-cells 3-like translates to MATAGNEEQTLLPGIEEEAEGMEREMESEEEEEEEEGMGVEQSEEEDEEDASEDERENEAEIQRLEEQLSINAFDYNCHVDLIKLLRQEGKLHRLRKARQKMSELFPITEEIWLDWLKDEIRVTEDESDREKVYELFERAVKDYMCPEIWLEYVQYSIGGMGAQGGIERVRSIFERALTAVGLHMTKGASIWEAYREFEIVILSTVQPPPGSVASKEQQELLNTQLERIHKLFRRQLAVPLMDMEGTYAEYSDWADDGVPETVTHQYRHSLQQLEKCKPFEEALLVSEPPKLAEYQAYIDFEIKEGDPARVQIIFERALAENCLVPDLWIKYTTYLDRQLKIKDLVLSAHERAVRNCPWTMGLWKSYLLALERHGADHQTVTDVFEKALNAGFIQAADYVEIWQSNLDYLRRRVDFSKEWSRELDELRAAFARSLDYLKQDVKERFSESGDLSCIIMQIWARIEALHCKNMQKARELWDSIMTKGNAKYANMWLEYYNLERSYGDAAHCRKALHRAVQCTSDYPEHVCDVLLNFERVEGSLEDWDAAVQKTETKLNRVNEQRARVAEKEAVLARQEEEKAEHRRKAKADKKAQKKSQKANSTGDKRKAEDEDEDEWGEDEGLPSKRLRGEEDFGSTATEEHMETESGLFSRRAPPPRKSEPPSFHKNQQGLSEAPRQPQEQRRDEDSVFVSNLAFNLEDPEGKLRTLFQGCGTVQQVRPVFTPKGVFRGYCYVQFEDRLAVSEALKLDRQEVDGRPMYVSPCVDKNKNPDFKVFKYKTAMEKHKIFISGLPYSCTKETLEDLCKQHGTVKTIRLVTNRSGKPKGLAYVEYENEAQASQAVMKMDGTMLENFTISVAISNPPSRKMEDKAAPSRILGASTLRQPQGARGKGRTQISLLPRSLYRQSAPDAKAENGTVSVSHATVTDGVHEGPGATSLDTQTKPLSNEDFARMLLKK, encoded by the exons ATGGCGACGGCGGGTAACGAAGAGCAGACGTTGTTGCCAGGTATCGAAGAGGAGGCTGAGGGCATGGAGCGAGAGATGGagtcagaggaggaggaggaagaagaagaagggaTGGGAGTTGAGCAATccgaggaggaagatgaagaagatgcGTCTGAAGACGAGCGCGAAAATGAAGCGGAGATCCAGAGGCTGGAGGAACAG CTTTCAATCAATGCATTTGACTACAACTGCCATGTAGACCTAATCAAACTCCTGCGGCAAGAAGGGAAGCTCCACAGACTGCGCAAGGCCAGGCAGAAGATGAGTGAACTCTTTCCTATCACCGAAG AGATTTGGCTGGACTGGCTGAAGGATGAAATCCGCGTGACAGAAGACGAATCAGATCGTGAGAAAGTCTACGAGCTGTTTGAGAGGGCTGTCAAAGATTATATGT GTCCAGAGATCTGGTTGGAATATGTTCAGTACTCCATCGGGGGAATGGGAGCCCAGGGAGGCATTGAGCGTGTTCGCTCCATCTTTGAGAGGGCGCTTACTGCAGTAGGTTTACACATGACTAAAGGAGCTTCAATCTGGGAGGCCTACAGGGAGTTTGAGATTGTTATTCTCTCCACAGTCCAG CCTCCTCCTGGCAGCGTTGCATCAAAGGAGCAGCAGGAGCTGCTGAATACCCAGCTCGAACGCATACACAAACTCTTTAGACGACAGCTAGCTGTTCCTCTGATGG ATATGGAGGGAACGTATGCAGAGTACTCGGATTGGGCTGACGACGGCGTACCTGAGACGGTCACGCACCAGTACAGACATTCCCTTCAACAGTTGGAGAAATGCAAACCTTTCGAGGAGGCTTTG CTGGTCTCAGAACCTCCAAAGCTGGCAGAGTATCAAGCTTACATAGATTTTGAGATTAAGGAAGGAGATCCAGCTCGTGTCCAGATCATATTTGAGCGAGCGCTGGCAGAGAACTGCCTCGTGCCGGACCTGTGGATCAAATACACCACGTATCTG GATCGTCAGTTGAAGATTAAAGACCTAGTGTTATCTGCTCATGAGCGAGCCGTCAGGAACTGTCCCTGGACCATGGGTCTATGGAAGAGCTATCTTTTGGCTCTAGAGAGGCATGGAGCTGACCATCAGACAGTGACAG ATGTGTTTGAAAAGGCTCTGAACGCAGGTTTCATCCAGGCGGCTGATTATGTAGAAATCTGGCAATCTAATCTGGACTACCTGAGAAGACGTGTTGATTTTAGCAAAG AATGGAGCAGGGAGTTGGACGAGCTGCGGGCAGCTTTTGCACGCTCCCTTGACTACCTGAAACAGGATGTAAAAGAGA GGTTCAGTGAAAGTGGAGATCTGTCCTGCATAATAATGCAGATCTGGGCAAGGATAGAG GCCTTACATTGTAAGAACATGCAGAAGGCCCGTGAACTGTGGGACAGCATCATGACAAAAGGCAATGCAAAATATGCCAACATGTGGCTGGAATATTACAACCTGGAAAG GTCATATGGAGATGCTGCTCACTGCAGGAAGGCTCTCCACAGAGCTGTACAGTGTACATCAGACTACCCTGAGCATGTCTGTGATGTCCTGCTCAACTTTGAAAGAGTGGAGG GCTCTCTGGAAGACTGGGATGCTGCAGTCCAAAAAACAGAGACTAAACTCAACAGAGTCAATGAGCAGAGAGCAAGA GTGGCTGAAAAAGAGGCTGTCCTAGCCAGACAAGAAGAGGAGAAAGCCGAGCACAGGAGAAAAGCCAAGGCAGATAAAAAAGCCCAAAAGAAGAGCCAGAAAGCAAACAGTACTGGGGATAAACGGAAAGCTGAAGATGAGGACGAGGATGAATGGGGAGAGGATGAAG GACTGCCATCCAAGAGGCTCCGAGGGGAGGAGGACTTTGGTAGCACAGCCACAGAGGAGCACATGGAGACAGAAAGTGGGCTTTTCAGTCGACGAGCTCCACCACCACGTAAATCTGAGCCACCCAGTTTCCATAAGAACCAACAGGGATTGTCTGAAGCCCCGCGACAGCCCCAGGAGCAGCGCAGAGATGAAGATAGTGTATTTGTCAGTAACTTGGCTTTTAATCTGGAGGACCCAGAGGGCAAGCTCCGAACATTGTTTCAGGGTTGTGGGACTGTACAGCAGGTGCGACCCGTGTTTACACCGAAAGGTGTGTTTAGAGGCTATTGCTATGTGCAGTTTGAGGACAGGCTGGCTGTATCCGAGGCACTGAAACTGGACAGGCAGGAGGTGGATGGGCGACCCATGTATGTGTCTCCTTGTGTGGACAAGAATAAGAATCCTGACTTCAAG GTTTTTAAGTACAAAACAGCAATGGAGAAGCACAAGATCTTTATCTCGGGCCTGCCGTACTCCTGCACTAAAGAGACACTGGAGGATCTCTGTAAACAGCATGGCACAGTAAAAACCATACGGCTTGTCACCAACCGCTCCGGCAAACCCAAG GGTTTGGCGTATGTGGAATATGAGAATGAAGCGCAGGCCTCGCAGGCTGTGATGAAGATGGATGGCACCATGTTGGAAAACTTCACAATCTCTGTTGCCATTAGCAACCCCCCGAGCAGGAAGATGGAAGATAAAGCAGCTCCAAGTCGAATCCTGGGGGCATCGACACTGAGGCAACCTCAGGGAGC aaGAGGAAAAGGACGCACTCAGATCTCTCTGCTGCCACGCTCTCTGTACCGACAGAGTGCTCCAGATGCCAAAGCAGAGAACGGGACTGTTTCTGTATCACACGCCACAGTGACCGATGGAGTGCATGAAGGACCTGGAGCCACAAGCCTGGACACTCAAACCAAGCCTCTGTCCAACGAGGACTTTGCCAGGATGCTCCTCAAAAAGTGA